Part of the Cydia pomonella isolate Wapato2018A chromosome 20, ilCydPomo1, whole genome shotgun sequence genome is shown below.
cgaaagatggcagtaaatttgtgttggtacaaagttttctttgacaatacacctctatttcaaattctctttggtataacCTAATTAtcctaatactttttttaataaggttTAAGTTTAATTCATCCTAAAATTGGAAATGAAAAACCGCATGGCAGCTCGGAGAGCGGAATTTTATGGAATAAACGTCACGGgaactatttatttaacaagGTAGTTTTAAGAGTACTTTTTCTCTATTGCTACAATTAAGATTCGAGGAAGCAAAAGGATCCAAAATTAAAAGGCGTTGATTTTAAAAGTGGAGTgaagttgaataaaaaaatataatacaaacttacaaaacttttaaataattGCTAACCACTTTGAAACAATTACTAATAGGTAATATTGCTAATAACCAGGTAAGTATTAGGCCGCGGAGGCGAGCGGCAAATTAAAGCCATTTATACATTTGGTCGAGCGCAATGTACCTatgtgcgtccagtccgcggccttatAAATGCGCGAAAACAACTCTGTCTGCCCGGCTGTTACCTCTCCAAGCTTAAACTGTTTTAGcgatataagtaggtacctatatcaaattttgtatggatGCACATTTAaaggatataataataataatagcgaagagtctcgaccaacaccttgaaaGACTCTTGCCagatggttggatcaagggtcagatgcagaaggcggtaatcttggacaaggcgcggatagtccggcggttcctctctctgcggccctgaccaccggccgcttgggccctgccccgctggtGGCAGGGCCCAAGCGGTCGCtggttttgtaagtgtttttatattttacttttatatacatattgtaaaaagcctagcCTAAGAAAAaggataaataaaggaaataataataattcagcctatatacgtcccactgctgggcacaggcctcctctcatgcgcgagagggcggGGAGAAGGGGGCATATAAAggatataggatagttttttctaaataaacagaagctagttaattaaaaatttaaatattgtatcTACAGGCTTCAGGAGAAGATATGGGTATCGACTACCTGGAGACCTGGCGTGGAATGGAAGAAGCCGCGCGTCGAGGGTTGGCGCGCGGCATCGGCGTGTCTAACTTCAACGCCGATCAGCTGCAGCGACTGATACGGGTTGCCCAGATCAAGCCGCTTGTGAATCAGATAGAGGTAATCTAATGTACGCTCTGACTCCTGTAATATAAAGTTCAAACTTTGGAGCACAggcgtatttaaatatttgtcgCCCGGGTCAATTAGATTTGCCGCCCCATTAAGTGAAAAAACCCTGTCTGCACCCTTTTGCAGCCTACCGCCCCGGTCCATGCCCCCCTAAGCCCTAGGATAAATACGCCCCTGCTTTGGAGTTCGACTCAAAATGGAAGACGCGGCGACATCGGCTGTTTTATAAGTCGTATATTGATATCAACCATCAGGTGAGAGGCCGCTTGGAGATATGCGTGCGGAAGTATATCGCGCCGTTTCGTCGTTTCTAAGTTCAAGGTGGTCCGTTAAAACGGCTGCTGAGGACAATTGACGACATTTGTCAACCAGGCTGGTTAAGATGCTGTCACAGTGGCTGTCACGGTTTAACAAGTATCCAAGTGCGACACAATAAAAGCGCGACTTTTATTGTGTCGCACttgtatttaaacatttttttccatGCAGATATGTTAATACCTAGTGTCAACCAGATTAGAGGAATATGGGAACACCAAATAAGCACTTGTTAAGCAGCAACAACATATTCAAATGTAACCTTTTAATCTAATATTTCAGGTAAACCCAACGCTGACTAACCACGAGCTAGTCAACTTCTGCAAAGCCAACGGCGTGGTCGCGGTAGCGTACACCGCGCTAGGACTGCTATCGGAGGCTCGGCCAGAGTTTGCAGACAAAGATGTTATAAAGACGGACGCGGCGCTAGGACGGGTCGCCGAGCAACATGGGAAGACTAGGGCGCAAGTCGTGCTTAGATATCTGGTGAGTTGCTTTACTTTTCTAGACGGGACTTCAGGGCATTAAAGAACCATGGCCCATCTGGAAGGCGGTGAACAGGCTCAGGTCTCAGGTTGGCCGTTGTAAACAGAGCATGGTCGAATGGAGACTGCTTCGTGGCCACTCTATCCAATGTGCTTGCGACACTGCACCACAAACATGGCGCACCTGCTGGATGCCCCGCGTGCCCGCACTCGTGCTCTGAATCTGACCTGAGAGATGCCACGGTCCGGGCTGTCAGCACcgctgctttctgggcatccactgTTAAGGGGAACCTCGATACGAGAGAAGAAGAAGGGCATTGAGGAGGAGGGGATTGGTAGAGACCTCAAAATATCAAGAACGTAAATAAAGCACGACGTTCTTCATTGCTCTCATTCTGTCTTCGACTCTTGATATATGATTGATTCATGATATAATTCATtgaagatatggaagaaaaagacatgctgcgccgacctcaaatgaatgggataagggcaagcgaatgatgataaTATGATTCATTCAtgatgttttaaatttatagcTGCTGTTAGAGGCTCTGCAGGATTTTACAGATAAAGATGTTTTTAATGGTCACCAGGGTGCCGGTCGTGGTTAGATATCTGGTGCCTTAGTCCTTTAGACTTGATTTGATACCGGCTAAGCTACTTGACACAAATTagtaccggtctggcctagtggtctatgaatccgatggttctgggttcgaatcccgataagggcatttatttgtgtgatgagcacagatatgtgttcctgagtcatggaagttttctgtgtatttaagtaataatatatcaGTTTTAGCAgaaatatatcgttgtttaagtacccacaacacaagccatcttggattaccgtgggacttagtaaatttgtgtaggaaggtccctataatatttatttatatagatctCACAATGGCGGCGCGTCATATGTATCTAGCCGTTGGGTAAGCCGAAGTCTGGCTGCTTTTTAAAACCTATAAAGTATAATCTCTAATCGGGGCATCGAGTTGCCCTACTATTGGATCTAGTCTAGCATTTTTGTTAAATTGTTCATTTGCATTATCTCATTTTATCTAAACAGGAAAAGAAACTTTGAATTGGTACTATGTAATGCTCCTAATAATAcagttaattaatttgtaaatgtGTTTGGTAGTTATTGAAATGTAAATTAAGATTAGGATATACATATGTAtccaattattattttgttgcctcgcctagaaataaataaataaatgcactaAACAtcttatatacatttttagatCCAACGCAGCATCCCCGTGATCCCGAAATCTTTCACGCAGTCTCGCCTAGCAGAAAACCTGAACATCTTCGACTTTGAGTTGAGCCCCGCCGACATGGATGTAGTGGACTCATACAATATCAACCACCGCTGCGTGCCTGCCACGGGATTTGCTAAACTCAAAAATTACCCTTTCTAATTTATAGTGACTACAGTTCAAATCTACTATAGTTTTACTATACTTTTATCTCAGGTGGTTGGCAGAGTAGTTTTGTGCGGCGATTTTCCAGTAGAAAATAGCTGAGTTTTGGcactaaaactagtttatttaCTGATTTAACTtacttaacataatataaatctgtttaaccttttaaccgcttacgATTTTTCATCGTGCGTGCTCGTGAcgccgccggtacgaagttatacgaagttttgtcttatttattagactgcggcgaaatgagctggatattgtatgtcttatgTATCAGATTACGGCAATCAAAAGGTTAAATGTCTCAGCCATTTATCAGAGGCCCGCCAAGTTATTATCATATCAAATTCGACATGGTTTTCACTTCTTGTATTTAGAGTTGTTAGTAGTGGTTTAATAGCACGTGCATTTAATAGGATTAGTTATACAAAGAGCAACCCTGGGCTTATACAgtgtatatttgtaaaatatagaCTTCTCTATGAACACTATTGCGAaaaatttagttagttttaactaaagtcagatcaagataagtAGGCAACGATTTCGTTAACCCtaacagtgcaagtgttaagtaaacgtcatattttcatagtagTTTATCGTTTAAAATagcacttgcaccgtctgggctatcaaaatcgctgccaacttaacttggtccGAGTGTACacaattttacatgtagtttgTAAGAAATGTCACGAATTTACACAAGATAGGATactcataaatatttatcaccGCAAGTGCTTCgcaaatattgtaatatttataactacAATTTACCTATGTATAATTTTAGTTATGATGATATCTTTTATCTAATCGTCTACActatatgtatgttatttttatagttaCACTAGTTGTTGCTCGggacttcgtacgcgtggatttgcATTTTCTGGCAAatcaactttgtcagtagaaaatggcgcgaaattcatattttctatgggagggcaACGCTTTgtgcctacatttttaaaatttgccgcACTTTTCTAATAgcggaaatggcttgccaaactatatgTTGGTTGTTATTTATTCTACATCAGCATAGAACATAGTGCAGCAAAAGATAGCAGTAGGGTTAATAATTTGGTAATACACAAGCGGtacaagcggtggtggccgagtggatatgacgtccgactttcaatccggatgtcgtgggtttaaatcctgggtcgtaccaatgagtttttcggaacttatgtacgaaatatcatttgatatttaccactagcttttcggtgaaggaaaacatcgtgaggaaacctgcatacatctgcgaagaaattcaaaggtgtatgtgaagtccccaatccgcattgggctagcgtggggactatagcccgagccctctcgcgcgtgagaggaggcctgtgcccagcagtgggacgtatataggctgaataattaatttaattaattataattaataattttacaacCCATAATATTTGTGTGCCTCAATCTACGAAGGTTCGAACCCCTAAAGGTGCTGATAGACTTGAGCATTCACTTGTGATGAGCATTCTCGCGAACAGAATCTGCTTAAAAACCGATGTTGTCTCGCGAGTCTCTTAATTATGCCGAGATAGAAGACATTTAACAATGttgttagagttagaccaagctaacttagcagcgattttgatactgtgcaagtgttatttaaaacgtcatcattttatagaagtttgacatttaaaataacacttgcgcagtATGtggtctgtgctatcaaaatcgctgccaacaagcTAAGTTGGTTGGTCTAACTTTACCTTATTGTTAATcttaatgttataattatgttatatgtTTAATGGGGTATGTGTAATGTATTTGATGATGATTCTTATTTGTTTAGGTACGAATGTTTCTTTTACCGAATACtggattttattttgtaattttcattGTGTTGGTtcatttgtaatttgtatttttggaaataaacaTTCATTATTCATGAGGATTAAGTAATTTCTCACATGTTATCGTCAAAATACACTTAAGAACGGAATTCTTCTTCGTGACAGCCTGATACGTCACTTTCTTCTTTTCTGTGTCTACGCTGTCCTTGGCTTTCTGAACTTCCTGTTGGCTTTAACTGTCCCTTCTAAGATGTTCTTAATGAATTCATGTCTTGTCAGGCAACCATGCATTTTCCTCTTtagataacataaaataatgtcatcaacatcatcatcatatcctACTCCCGCCATaagcaatccacctctatttcaaattctctttgcctcacgcgtcgaatgatggACCCTATGGCACTTCCTTAATATATGGAGTAGGTAGCTATCACGCAAATTTTtagacaattttaaaatttaagtaataacaatacgttaaaaaaatattactttaattatttttttaaattaatcccAAACaaaaggtacctacttaaagggaccatcattcgactaGTAAGTACTAAAGTTCTTTCGAGCTAGCGAGGTAAAAAAGGAATTTGaagagaaatatttaaaaattatctcATGTTTAAAAATCTTGTTAGTCGTACTCTAGTTTGTGAGAAAACTTTTGAAATTGTATGATGATGACTAAATACGTTGTTATACCGCTCAgcatctgaaataaataaaaaacaacctTATGTAATGAAGAATAAGATGCCTTCTagcaaataaaatttgaaatagaggtgtattgtcaaagaaaactttgtagcgatgTAAATATTCTATCTTTCGACacgtaattaaaacttttagaacgtcatttgactgatccctattatttcactgatatagggaccgtgcgcgttggagggtctgccatcttgtggcctgaatcggaacaataaacatgtacatttacacgtcacgtctTTTCTTGTGCAGAGTAGAttttgccatcttgtgggctacatcggaacaataaacatcacatttacgcctcgcgccaaaaatctgatggctcctgtgctgcctcctacagttcatgcacgctccctttgtgttcaatatgttaaatatcaaaaagtggcgccatcttaccgggcactagcTAAAGGTGGTGGCGCCATCGCTTGAAACGATGCTCCTGTACCTTTGATCttttagatggcgccacttgttgatatttttacaaattgaacacatataactgaaagaataagaatcaatgtcaaatagcgttctgaaagttttaatgatgtgtcgaaagatggcagtaaatttacgtcgctacgttttctttgacaatacacctctatttcaaaattCTGTTTGCCTCTAGGTATCGGTGAAATATTAacaatactccaaattttcttataaatatcCCTTGATTAGTGCCGTACTATTAACAAAGCCCAGTAGGTATGTAAGTAGTGTATCAGTAGAAGAAACAACATACCATCGCCATAAGCGGTCGATCCAGGGTATAGATTCCAAGCGCCGTGAATCTGGGCTTGTTCAGCACGATTAGCTTAGTGAACTGCTCCAGTTCCTTGGATAGCTGCCTACTTGGAGCCAGGTGTGCTGTCAGCTGTCTAACTAGGACTTCGGTGCGCTCCCTCTGAATATTAAAAGAGGTTCACGCTTTATAAGAAGAATTTTTAACctacttcaagatttcaaaataatatatgaggttctcaattcgcttgtatgttttttttggaGGAGCGTACATTTTACCGTGTTGCAACAAGACAAacatagatataaaaaaatatttgccgaATAATACCcgaatcaataaaaaaatgaacCGAACAAATCGGCTATTCTACtaatatttaaactttaaacgaaataaatgtcatatacacggtgtttttattgaattccgttaacttcgaggtatcggtaagtacgtttaaggaaactaaatggcatagttaattttcaaaacaattttttttttgttattttttaattatttttataaaaagtaattaaatgttacatAGCGTTGTTTTAACACGGACATTTAACTtaactaaacaattgaaaactctgacatatcaatgtcatttcgaacatcgatcgtccgagatagtacttacgtttagtagcaaatgtatgaactcgtactaaacactaatcaacatGTAAACAggcctaaggcaagtgtacaccctcgtaagggtcttataagataaaaatggattatctccgaaattaagttaattagaataccggtgtctttgaggaAGGTACTTAATtcaagctcagggatgcacccttcaaattaacgaaaaaaaaaacacggtgtataaaaaaaaatacaaaggcctccagtgcccggGCCGGACTAGCGTCCTCCGTTTACGTGACAGATACCTGAACCGCTCTGCCACCCGGGCTCGATAGCATGGGTCGAAATTACCAAGTATATATGTATGACAATTTCCGAAGGCTTGTGACGCTCCCTGGCTTATCCTGAGGTactcgtgtggtccttttaagaaactcacttcgttcgtacTTAAACCCAcgctcgtattttaatgcctttcattatgtatcagtcgcataaactactattactgACTTGCTAACCTTGCTTTACTGGCATAACATTTTAGTCGAGAAATATTGCAATAGTATACCTGTGAATGCACCCTGTGGCATGGCTCTATGGTCAGTACCAGAATAGCCAGGATGGCGAGACTCCAGTTCAGGGACAGCATCACATCAAACACCACGTTGCTCTCGTC
Proteins encoded:
- the LOC133529415 gene encoding aldo-keto reductase AKR2E4-like — translated: MVVEVPKIQLGNGQTMPIVGLGTYARKAEPGQYRQAVEWAIEAGYRHIDTASSYHNEQEVGEGIANAINKGLVTRQELFITTKLWNDCHAEADVIPALEKSLAKLKLDYVDLYLVHWPVSVNASGEDMGIDYLETWRGMEEAARRGLARGIGVSNFNADQLQRLIRVAQIKPLVNQIEVNPTLTNHELVNFCKANGVVAVAYTALGLLSEARPEFADKDVIKTDAALGRVAEQHGKTRAQVVLRYLIQRSIPVIPKSFTQSRLAENLNIFDFELSPADMDVVDSYNINHRCVPATGFAKLKNYPF